The Lycium barbarum isolate Lr01 chromosome 10, ASM1917538v2, whole genome shotgun sequence genome includes a region encoding these proteins:
- the LOC132612720 gene encoding NAC domain-containing protein 53-like gives MSSKSKLPLGFRFHPTDEELINYLKNFVLRGVLPSTDVNKVVDLFGDSEPWQIIGASKERTSYFLTPLKRFKNSTKKFARTVGKGTWKGQTSGKPINDGSKNIVGFKRSLKYHSDIKKDLMNDKWLMTEYFLPDEYIDKSGNKYNFILCKIKEKQKSEKDGNEVMEEDVDEVIASILGSNYDNHQVITKDDKLILAVVNEEVNYEVRTNFEARQANNYLEAGVEQFNGINPYENYSYDSLIGMIGFEEESEQVLGDQYFNLHE, from the exons ATGTCATCAAAATCTAAGCTTCCGTTAGGTTTTCGATTTCACCCCACGGATGAAGAGTTGATCAACTATCTGAAAAATTTCGTGCTCCGCGGAGTATTGCCATCTACAGATGTTAATAAAGTAGTGGACCTATTTGGAGACTCCGAGCCATGGCAGATTATCGGTGCTTCAAAGGAGAGAACGAGTTATTTTCTTACCCCGTTGAagagattcaagaattcaaccaAAAAGTTTGCAAGAACAGTTGGGAAGGGGACATGGAAAGGCCAAACAAGTGGTAAACCAATTAATGATGGATCGAAAAATATAGTTGGATTTAAGAGAAGTTTGAAGTACCATAGTGATATAAAAAAAGACCTCATGAATGATAAGTGGCTCATGACAGAATATTTTTTGCCGGACGAGTACATTGATAAAAGCGGCAATAAGTATAATTTCATCTTGTGCAAAATCAAAGAGAAGCAAAAAAGTGAGAAAGATGGTAATGAGGTCATGGAGGAAGATGTTGATGAAGTAATTGCTTCTATATTAGGAAGTAATTATGATAATCATCAAGTAATTACCAAAGATGACAAATTAATTTTAGCGGTTGTAAACGAAGAAGTTAATTATGAAGTGAGGACAAATTTTGAAGCAA GGCAAGCTAATAATTATTTGGAAGCTGGGGTTGAGCAATTTAATGGAATTAATCCGTATGAGAATTATAGCTATGATTCCTTGATTGGAATGATTGGATTCGAAGAAGAATCAGAACAAGTTTTGGGTGACCAATACTTCAAT TTGCATGAATAG